A region of Dehalococcoidia bacterium DNA encodes the following proteins:
- a CDS encoding site-2 protease family protein: protein MLLAQTDLLLDDPFAFFVLITCISLSLIIGITFHEASHAFIARKLGDPTSMRLGRITLNPKAHLDPAGTIMLLILGFGWGKPVPVDPRNLRFGRQGLAIVSLAGPAANVLIALGLALLFQVGLLEAGDFSRSELRTLNIPAWVNIVATYSILLNLILAAFNLLPLGPLDGAGILSGIVPRNWLHLVDNFERLGLILLILIIGLSVLTDLNPLGFVFQPVLQFGAFLMR from the coding sequence ATGCTACTAGCTCAAACTGATTTACTCCTTGATGACCCCTTCGCTTTCTTTGTTCTAATTACATGCATAAGCCTTTCATTGATTATAGGAATAACCTTCCATGAAGCTTCACATGCCTTTATAGCAAGAAAACTTGGTGACCCGACCTCAATGAGACTAGGCAGAATCACGCTTAATCCCAAAGCACATTTGGATCCTGCTGGAACAATTATGTTACTTATCCTTGGCTTCGGATGGGGTAAACCGGTACCTGTGGATCCACGCAATTTACGATTCGGGCGACAAGGGTTGGCAATTGTATCGCTAGCGGGACCGGCAGCAAATGTTCTCATCGCGTTAGGGCTAGCGCTGTTATTCCAAGTAGGTCTACTTGAAGCAGGAGATTTCAGTAGGTCAGAGCTAAGGACCCTAAATATACCTGCCTGGGTTAATATTGTTGCAACCTACAGTATTTTACTGAATCTAATTCTCGCTGCTTTCAACCTACTGCCCTTAGGACCATTAGATGGGGCAGGGATTCTTAGTGGGATAGTTCCAAGAAATTGGCTTCACTTAGTAGATAACTTTGAACGACTGGGGCTGATTTTATTGATCCTTATTATAGGGCTCTCAGTTCTAACAGACTTAAACCCGCTAGGGTTCGTTTTCCAGCCAGTCCTTCAATTTGGTGCATTTTTAATGAGGTAA
- a CDS encoding rRNA pseudouridine synthase: MAVNNSLVKYLVSAGIGSRRRSASLIMEGQVFVNGSQILNLNYAVDPRDSIKVNGLKLEKPVNEKIYILLNKPRGYLSAVNDQRGRQTILDLVPKNLRFPGLVPAGRLDLYSSGLMVLSNDGEFVNKITHPRYEVEKEYEVLLDATLSETDKKKLVKGITIESGIAKIQSIRGKSPSSPQYNLILIEGKKREIRLLMSALGRNVRRLKRIRIGNFELGELSVGSVQRISEQEVKLFKKRL, encoded by the coding sequence ATGGCTGTAAATAATTCCCTTGTAAAATATTTGGTTTCTGCTGGGATTGGTTCACGCCGAAGATCTGCTTCATTGATTATGGAAGGTCAGGTTTTTGTTAATGGGTCTCAGATACTGAACCTAAACTACGCTGTTGACCCAAGAGATAGCATTAAAGTAAACGGATTAAAACTAGAGAAGCCTGTTAATGAGAAAATTTATATCCTGTTGAATAAGCCAAGAGGATATTTATCTGCAGTGAACGATCAAAGAGGTAGGCAGACTATCCTTGATCTGGTCCCCAAAAATCTTCGGTTTCCGGGTTTAGTACCTGCAGGAAGATTAGATTTATATAGCTCTGGGCTGATGGTCTTATCTAATGATGGAGAATTTGTAAATAAGATTACCCATCCTCGTTATGAGGTGGAAAAAGAGTACGAAGTATTATTGGATGCAACTCTTTCAGAGACGGATAAGAAAAAATTAGTTAAAGGCATAACGATTGAAAGTGGAATAGCTAAAATTCAGTCAATTAGAGGCAAGAGCCCCTCAAGCCCTCAGTACAATCTAATTTTGATAGAAGGGAAAAAACGTGAAATTAGGTTGCTGATGTCAGCATTGGGTAGAAATGTAAGGCGACTGAAGCGTATACGTATAGGAAACTTTGAGCTAGGTGAATTAAGTGTTGGCTCTGTGCAGCGTATCTCTGAACAAGAAGTAAAACTATTTAAAAAACGATTATGA
- the orn gene encoding oligoribonuclease, producing the protein MVWIDLEMTGLDPDTHVVLEIATIITDGELNTLAEGPVIAIARTSKELSRIDNWSFEHHTKSGLLQRVEDSNIGIEEAELITLEFVKEWVGVHESPLCGNSVHQDRLFLRKEMKKLESYLHYRIVDVSTIKGLAEKWYPDLEKFPKKGTHLALDDIYESIGELRYYRQNIFKIIV; encoded by the coding sequence ATGGTTTGGATTGACCTTGAGATGACAGGATTAGATCCTGATACTCATGTCGTGCTTGAAATTGCAACGATTATTACCGACGGTGAGTTAAACACCCTAGCTGAAGGTCCAGTAATTGCAATTGCTCGAACAAGTAAGGAATTGAGCAGAATTGATAATTGGAGCTTTGAGCATCACACTAAATCCGGGTTACTACAACGAGTTGAAGATTCAAATATTGGCATCGAGGAAGCAGAACTAATTACCCTGGAATTCGTCAAAGAATGGGTTGGTGTACATGAATCTCCTCTTTGTGGGAACTCAGTTCATCAGGATAGATTATTTTTGAGAAAAGAAATGAAGAAGCTAGAGTCATATCTTCATTACCGTATCGTTGACGTAAGCACCATAAAAGGATTAGCAGAGAAATGGTATCCGGATTTAGAAAAATTTCCTAAAAAAGGTACACATCTAGCACTTGATGATATATATGAAAGCATTGGAGAATTAAGGTATTACCGCCAAAATATATTTAAAATTATAGTTTAG
- a CDS encoding SRPBCC family protein codes for MEFNYTYKVKASTSELWSFITDIPTVGLCIPGATDVSENEDGTYSGTVKVRVGPVALGLAGKLSVDSRDDNNLTITMTGEGADRKVPGNVRVKISMSVQSPGDGSSELVVNSEANIMGKLGEFGQGIIKRKADGIMKDFGQNLAKRVEA; via the coding sequence ATGGAATTTAACTACACCTATAAAGTAAAAGCCTCGACCAGTGAACTTTGGTCTTTCATAACAGACATTCCAACAGTAGGCCTATGTATTCCTGGAGCCACTGATGTTTCAGAAAATGAAGATGGTACTTATTCCGGAACTGTTAAGGTAAGAGTAGGCCCTGTTGCCTTGGGTCTTGCAGGGAAACTTTCTGTAGATAGTAGAGACGATAACAACCTGACAATAACTATGACTGGTGAAGGCGCAGATAGAAAAGTCCCAGGAAATGTACGTGTGAAAATTTCAATGTCAGTACAAAGCCCTGGCGACGGCTCTAGCGAGCTTGTTGTAAATTCGGAGGCCAATATCATGGGTAAGCTGGGTGAATTCGGCCAAGGGATCATCAAGAGAAAAGCAGATGGGATAATGAAAGACTTTGGCCAGAATTTAGCAAAACGCGTAGAAGCTTAA
- a CDS encoding amidohydrolase, which produces MAPYVRISGDSHLEVPNERWTHRIDPKFRDKAPRTIKLETGADATQLEALPAAQNPMDLYGGKGRDIWYPGGQTYEDTPGTGLPEQRVQEQIQDGLDGEILYPAVVVGPRLWMKVEDESLQKAIFRGWNSWMGEEYCAEAPDRLFGIGAIPATNTEDAIAEMEFCKKAGLTGVQLMAFPNGSGKPLPEDDRFWAASLDMQMPVSIHVELAKTGHEGKLLDYPKEDPKLTTELAFQVQRFAARGAGTNAVQLLLSGLFDRYPELRVCLAETSIGWVPYFLEIADVRYNRHIYWAEKMSGFKPLKAMPSELLNEYFYWGFQQDRSGVDLRHHMNVDRLIWAADFPHQESDWPNSDMVMEHNFKGVPEEEVYKMIVQNAVDFFHLPSKN; this is translated from the coding sequence ATGGCACCATACGTGAGAATTTCAGGAGACTCTCATCTTGAAGTCCCTAACGAGCGATGGACTCACAGGATAGATCCTAAATTTAGAGACAAGGCTCCTCGTACGATTAAACTTGAGACGGGCGCAGATGCTACTCAATTAGAAGCACTCCCTGCAGCTCAGAATCCTATGGATCTATATGGTGGCAAAGGTCGGGATATATGGTACCCAGGCGGGCAGACGTATGAAGATACCCCTGGAACAGGATTACCTGAGCAGCGAGTGCAAGAGCAGATCCAAGATGGCTTGGATGGTGAAATTCTTTATCCAGCAGTTGTGGTTGGACCTAGATTATGGATGAAGGTAGAAGATGAATCTTTGCAAAAAGCGATTTTCCGAGGATGGAATAGTTGGATGGGGGAGGAATATTGCGCTGAAGCTCCTGACCGGCTATTTGGGATTGGTGCAATTCCCGCTACAAATACTGAAGATGCAATTGCAGAGATGGAATTTTGCAAAAAGGCAGGGCTGACAGGAGTCCAATTAATGGCATTTCCCAACGGGAGCGGCAAACCGCTACCCGAAGATGATCGCTTTTGGGCTGCTTCACTAGATATGCAGATGCCTGTTTCGATTCATGTAGAGCTAGCAAAAACTGGGCATGAAGGCAAATTACTCGACTATCCAAAAGAAGACCCAAAATTAACAACGGAACTTGCGTTTCAAGTTCAAAGATTTGCTGCTCGCGGGGCTGGTACTAATGCAGTACAACTCCTACTTTCTGGCTTATTTGATCGTTACCCAGAACTCAGAGTTTGCCTTGCAGAGACTTCTATCGGTTGGGTTCCTTACTTCCTTGAAATAGCTGATGTTCGCTACAACCGTCACATTTACTGGGCGGAAAAAATGAGTGGATTTAAGCCATTAAAAGCAATGCCAAGTGAGCTACTTAATGAATATTTCTACTGGGGTTTTCAGCAAGATAGATCTGGTGTTGATCTCCGTCATCATATGAATGTCGATCGTCTGATCTGGGCGGCAGATTTCCCTCATCAGGAGTCGGATTGGCCCAACTCTGACATGGTCATGGAGCATAATTTCAAAGGAGTTCCGGAAGAAGAAGTATATAAAATGATAGTACAGAACGCAGTTGATTTCTTCCATTTACCTTCTAAGAATTAA